One Spiroplasma endosymbiont of Cantharis nigra DNA segment encodes these proteins:
- a CDS encoding PTS transporter subunit EIIB, which yields MDYKKEDIKEITFLIGGVENIEKVYHCMTRLRFVLKDDKLFDTQAIKKLKFVQGVILSSGEFQIIIGTSVNKLYKLFCEQNAITTDLSKKDTSKLEVKKPKKSFLTFISQVFAPLLIVLVAIGFWEMLRMPIFLASNTSDEKWLQDLNEFTETISRGFTYFIVIGVAWSTFKVMGGNEIYGIVIAVILCNPKLTALSDLKVENGQTILGQMPGWSIFGDVVYPWKISFEGLVIPMVLVAFMGVSIQKLLAKANFGNFRMLIEPLIVIITTALISILIIAPIGLLFTSYLSIAFKYLMTNNITKYIFTPIIGALYSPMVIFGIHRTITPIIMQDIAQFKGSLILGLLILSNVSTAVATFAFGLRYKNNSKVKQIAWTNATSGFIAGVTEPCIYSIGLKYIFPMLGAVIGTYFGCLLYTASGVWTSTAPFGFLGVIGFISGPPQEIELSTWVGGSGLWGALSMLTTILVSFFSTLLLSKIKFFNKRTLKIFKEEYDFDFYKVNSEIIKLRQDYKTELKTYLKENENKKENHIKIKELKLDYKKNINLLKGAENEKN from the coding sequence ATGGATTATAAAAAAGAAGATATTAAAGAAATAACCTTTTTAATAGGTGGTGTTGAAAACATAGAAAAAGTATATCATTGTATGACTAGACTTCGTTTTGTCTTAAAAGATGATAAGCTTTTTGATACCCAAGCTATTAAAAAACTAAAATTTGTACAGGGAGTAATACTTTCTTCAGGAGAGTTTCAAATTATTATTGGAACAAGTGTTAATAAACTTTATAAATTATTTTGTGAGCAAAATGCAATAACAACTGATTTATCAAAAAAAGATACTTCTAAGTTAGAAGTTAAGAAACCTAAAAAATCATTTTTAACATTTATATCACAAGTATTTGCCCCTTTATTAATTGTATTGGTTGCAATTGGATTTTGAGAAATGTTACGTATGCCCATATTTTTGGCATCTAATACAAGTGATGAGAAATGACTGCAAGATTTAAATGAATTTACAGAAACTATTTCGAGAGGTTTTACATATTTCATAGTTATAGGGGTAGCGTGATCAACATTTAAAGTGATGGGTGGTAATGAAATCTATGGTATTGTTATTGCTGTTATCTTATGTAACCCTAAACTTACTGCTTTAAGTGATCTTAAAGTTGAAAACGGTCAAACTATATTAGGTCAAATGCCTGGATGAAGCATTTTTGGAGATGTTGTTTATCCATGAAAAATTTCTTTTGAAGGTTTAGTTATTCCCATGGTACTTGTTGCTTTTATGGGTGTAAGTATACAAAAACTATTAGCAAAAGCTAATTTTGGAAATTTTAGAATGTTGATTGAACCCTTAATAGTAATAATTACTACAGCTTTAATTTCTATTTTAATTATTGCTCCAATTGGTTTATTATTTACAAGTTATTTATCAATTGCATTTAAATACTTAATGACAAATAATATTACAAAATATATATTTACTCCAATTATTGGGGCTCTATATTCTCCAATGGTTATATTTGGAATTCATAGAACTATTACACCAATAATTATGCAAGATATTGCGCAATTTAAAGGTAGTTTAATACTAGGTTTATTAATTCTTTCAAATGTCTCTACAGCAGTAGCCACTTTTGCCTTTGGGTTAAGATATAAAAATAATAGTAAAGTAAAACAAATAGCTTGAACAAATGCTACTTCTGGATTTATTGCAGGAGTAACTGAACCTTGCATATACTCAATAGGGCTAAAATATATTTTCCCCATGTTAGGTGCAGTAATCGGGACATATTTTGGATGTTTATTATATACTGCTTCGGGAGTATGAACATCAACAGCTCCCTTTGGTTTCTTAGGAGTAATAGGATTTATTTCAGGACCTCCCCAAGAGATTGAGTTAAGTACATGAGTTGGGGGCAGTGGTTTATGAGGAGCTCTTAGTATGCTAACAACAATTCTTGTTAGTTTCTTTAGTACTTTATTACTTTCAAAAATAAAATTCTTTAATAAAAGAACTTTAAAAATATTCAAAGAAGAATATGACTTTGACTTTTATAAAGTTAATAGTGAAATTATAAAACTAAGACAAGATTATAAAACTGAATTAAAGACTTATTTAAAAGAAAATGAAAATAAAAAAGAAAATCATATAAAAATTAAAGAGTTGAAATTAGATTATAAAAAAAATATTAACTTATTAAAAGGAGCAGAAAATGAAAAAAATTAG
- a CDS encoding glycoside hydrolase family 1 protein yields the protein MKKISKDLMLGCSISANQAEGAFDVNGKGLSIAELRRYNPNLDRKDINTERKMTKAKLKEALNDNGTYIYPKKIGVNFYERYKEDIKLIADMKNDCFRTSIAWTRIFPNGDEKEPNQKGLEFYDDLIDELIKNKIEPIITISHYEMPYNLVDKYGGWKNPILIDFYTNFSKTIMQRYKDKVKYWIPFNEVNAANYSVWAGAGLLDDEDSNILGLSMIALHNIFIANAKTIKIGKKINKNFLFGSMVATLLSYAENCDPQLVLKTEKDQQLKIYSFFDVMHRGEYSKFSLNLLKKLSIDLKITQEDKKLLKENTCDFLGFSYYMSGVVNQIEGEVTEGNLAKIGKNKFLKANEWGWQIDPIGLRILMNRLYDRYQQPLFILENGIGFDEKPENGKINDDYRIEYIKNHLEQIQNAIDDGVECIGYTAWSLMDIISHGTSEMTKRYGLVYVDQDSFGKGTQNRIPKKSYEWYKKVCLSREI from the coding sequence ATGAAAAAAATTAGTAAAGATTTAATGTTGGGGTGTTCTATATCAGCAAATCAAGCAGAGGGTGCTTTTGATGTTAATGGAAAAGGACTTTCGATTGCCGAACTAAGAAGGTATAACCCTAATTTAGATAGAAAAGATATAAATACTGAAAGAAAAATGACAAAGGCAAAATTAAAAGAGGCTTTAAATGATAATGGAACTTATATATATCCAAAAAAAATTGGTGTTAATTTCTATGAGAGATATAAAGAAGATATAAAATTAATAGCAGATATGAAAAATGATTGTTTTAGAACTTCAATTGCTTGAACAAGAATTTTTCCCAACGGAGATGAGAAAGAACCAAATCAAAAGGGATTAGAGTTTTATGACGATTTAATAGATGAGTTAATAAAAAATAAAATAGAACCTATTATTACAATTTCTCATTATGAAATGCCCTATAATTTAGTTGATAAATATGGCGGGTGAAAAAATCCAATTTTAATTGATTTTTATACTAATTTCTCAAAAACAATTATGCAAAGATATAAGGATAAAGTTAAATATTGAATTCCCTTTAATGAAGTGAATGCAGCAAATTATAGTGTTTGAGCGGGAGCTGGTTTGCTAGATGATGAAGATTCAAATATTTTAGGTTTATCAATGATTGCATTACACAATATTTTTATTGCTAATGCAAAAACAATAAAAATTGGTAAAAAGATTAACAAGAATTTCTTATTTGGTTCTATGGTAGCAACTCTATTAAGTTATGCTGAAAATTGTGATCCACAATTAGTATTAAAAACTGAAAAAGATCAACAACTAAAAATATATTCTTTTTTTGATGTTATGCATAGAGGAGAGTATTCAAAATTCTCATTAAACTTGTTGAAAAAATTATCAATTGATTTAAAAATTACACAAGAAGATAAAAAATTACTTAAAGAAAATACATGTGACTTTTTAGGATTTAGTTATTATATGAGTGGAGTAGTAAATCAAATTGAAGGAGAAGTAACTGAGGGAAACCTTGCAAAAATTGGAAAAAATAAATTTTTAAAAGCAAATGAATGAGGGTGACAAATTGATCCAATTGGTCTAAGAATTTTAATGAATAGATTATATGACAGATATCAACAACCATTATTTATATTAGAAAATGGAATTGGCTTTGATGAAAAACCTGAGAATGGCAAAATTAATGATGATTATAGAATTGAATATATTAAAAATCATTTAGAGCAAATTCAAAATGCAATAGATGATGGTGTTGAATGTATTGGATATACTGCTTGAAGTTTAATGGATATTATTTCACATGGGACAAGCGAAATGACAAAACGCTATGGATTAGTTTATGTTGATCAAGATAGTTTTGGAAAGGGTACACAGAATCGAATTCCAAAAAAATCTTATGAATGATATAAAAAAGTTTGTTTATCTAGAGAAATTTAA